A genomic region of Deltaproteobacteria bacterium contains the following coding sequences:
- a CDS encoding sulfatase-like hydrolase/transferase, translating to MNNIIFIIIDSARHDSFMKAKLKNTQKLGKIEKRYSYASWTSPSHYVLLMGLMPHKNPTKIFASEVYKNELSLWTQRIGTELSFKNFVPELSLPKVLKTLGYKTIARVSLPVLNKFTGFSAFFDDYKLMDKHNDFAGMVDEIEFNNSQPYFYFLNVGEAHYPYVLPGENPLDYPKIHGVHGVFKHMDDLVNHTGDQAQPGNQATFFNKKMLKTFKNKQISCIEYVDGLIEKLFNKCPSNTYFVVSSDHGELFGEKGFFGHGPIMHKKVFEVPFVEGMLR from the coding sequence ATGAACAACATTATTTTTATTATCATAGACAGTGCACGGCACGATAGTTTTATGAAGGCTAAGCTAAAAAATACCCAAAAACTTGGTAAAATAGAGAAACGATACAGCTATGCAAGCTGGACATCCCCTTCGCATTATGTATTGCTCATGGGGCTCATGCCTCATAAAAATCCGACAAAAATATTTGCTTCAGAAGTGTACAAGAACGAACTATCTTTGTGGACACAAAGAATTGGGACTGAACTATCCTTTAAAAATTTTGTTCCTGAACTCAGCTTGCCAAAAGTACTCAAAACTCTCGGCTATAAAACAATTGCAAGGGTTTCATTGCCGGTACTCAATAAATTTACAGGGTTTTCCGCATTTTTTGATGACTATAAACTTATGGACAAACATAACGATTTTGCAGGTATGGTTGATGAAATAGAATTTAATAACAGCCAACCTTACTTTTATTTTCTCAATGTAGGAGAGGCACATTATCCTTATGTATTGCCGGGAGAAAATCCTTTAGATTATCCAAAAATACACGGTGTACACGGTGTATTTAAACATATGGATGACCTTGTAAATCATACAGGTGATCAGGCTCAACCCGGCAACCAAGCTACTTTCTTTAACAAAAAAATGCTTAAGACATTCAAAAATAAACAAATTTCATGTATCGAATATGTTGATGGATTAATAGAAAAATTATTCAATAAATGTCCATCTAACACCTATTTTGTTGTTTCATCCGATCATGGTGAGTTATTCGGGGAAAAGGGGTTTTTCGGACATGGGCCTATTATGCATAAAAAGGTGTTTGAAGTACCTTTTGTAGAGGGCATGCTGAGATGA
- a CDS encoding type II toxin-antitoxin system PemK/MazF family toxin translates to MKQGEIWLINLNPTIGSEIKKTRPCVILNNDAIGVLPLKVIAPLTDYKENYEKVLWFVKLQPNRNNGLSKLSAIDLFQVKSVSEERFIRKIGQLYSEELEKVKYALKLVFDIT, encoded by the coding sequence ATGAAGCAAGGCGAAATATGGTTGATCAATCTAAATCCTACTATAGGGTCAGAAATAAAAAAGACCAGACCATGTGTTATCCTAAATAATGATGCTATAGGTGTTTTACCCTTAAAGGTAATAGCCCCTCTAACGGATTATAAGGAAAATTATGAGAAAGTTTTATGGTTTGTAAAACTTCAACCAAATAGGAATAACGGATTAAGTAAACTATCTGCAATTGACTTATTTCAGGTGAAGTCAGTGTCGGAAGAAAGATTTATAAGAAAGATTGGACAATTATATTCAGAGGAACTTGAAAAAGTCAAATATGCATTGAAATTGGTTTTTGATATTACATAA
- a CDS encoding ribbon-helix-helix protein, CopG family has translation MLTSKVEKISISLPITLINYLDNIKKKNKIGRSELIRRAVELYMAEKTKDELRKIASTMRGEYKSNKNLTILKEIEYEDFVE, from the coding sequence GTGTTAACAAGTAAAGTAGAGAAGATTTCGATTTCACTGCCTATAACTCTTATAAATTACCTGGATAATATTAAAAAGAAAAATAAAATAGGAAGATCTGAATTGATCAGACGGGCTGTGGAGCTTTATATGGCTGAAAAAACGAAAGACGAGCTTAGAAAAATTGCATCAACCATGAGAGGAGAATATAAGTCTAACAAAAATTTGACAATACTCAAAGAAATAGAGTACGAGGATTTTGTAGAATGA
- a CDS encoding ABC transporter ATP-binding protein: MNDAVVLEHVEKHFKKYALKKNYSSFKERLAHFNWFEKNPNKEYLEVLEDINLSIRKGSTFGLIGNNGSGKSTILKLIAGIYKPDKGRVMVDGRVSTLIEVGAGFHPEFTGRENIFINGIILGLPKKEIKKRFDQIVAFAELEDFIDAPVRTYSTGMYMRLGFSVAVNVDPDILLIDEVLAVGDESFQKKCIDKITDFRNRGKTMIIVTHSMGMIKQLCDDAVWIHGRGISKGSTVDDTIHAYQTSQKS; this comes from the coding sequence ATGAATGATGCAGTTGTTTTGGAGCATGTAGAGAAGCATTTTAAAAAATATGCGTTAAAAAAGAATTATTCGAGTTTCAAGGAGCGTCTTGCTCATTTTAATTGGTTCGAGAAAAATCCAAACAAAGAGTACCTTGAGGTCCTTGAGGATATAAACCTATCCATAAGAAAGGGCTCGACATTCGGCCTCATAGGGAACAACGGCTCTGGCAAAAGCACAATCCTTAAACTTATAGCAGGGATATACAAGCCGGACAAGGGCAGGGTTATGGTGGACGGCAGGGTCTCGACACTGATAGAGGTCGGGGCCGGCTTCCATCCCGAGTTCACAGGCAGGGAAAATATCTTTATAAACGGCATTATACTCGGCCTTCCGAAAAAAGAGATAAAAAAACGGTTCGATCAAATCGTTGCATTCGCCGAGCTCGAGGATTTCATTGATGCGCCTGTAAGAACGTACTCGACAGGCATGTACATGCGCCTTGGGTTCTCGGTGGCCGTAAATGTGGATCCCGATATTCTTTTAATAGACGAGGTTCTGGCTGTCGGTGACGAGTCGTTCCAGAAAAAGTGTATCGACAAGATCACGGATTTCCGCAACAGGGGTAAAACCATGATCATAGTTACACACAGTATGGGGATGATCAAACAACTGTGCGACGATGCAGTATGGATACACGGCAGGGGTATATCCAAAGGCAGCACGGTCGATGACACCATACATGCATACCAAACAAGTCAGAAGTCGTGA
- a CDS encoding ABC transporter permease: MKRIVEHFKELYKYRALINALVVRGLKARYRGSVLGFFWTFINPFLLMLVYVFVFKVLMNNGIKNYSVFLFAGLLPWTWFSTAFTDGVNSIVGGSNLITKVLFPPQVLPTVSVLVNMMNYIFSLPLLLLFMFILRMDLGIPIIAIIPVIIIQLILTEGLVLIIAAINVYFRDLQQIVNNFLLLGFFVTPIIYQLSQVPSRYLFIFYLNPMTLLVRSYQWIFYYNIFPNWLHLSYLLIASVVILLIGAYLFEKLKEAFPEFI; this comes from the coding sequence TTACAAATACAGGGCGCTGATAAACGCGCTGGTGGTAAGAGGCCTGAAGGCAAGGTACAGGGGATCGGTACTTGGGTTTTTCTGGACATTCATAAACCCGTTTTTATTGATGCTGGTTTATGTGTTTGTGTTCAAGGTCTTAATGAACAACGGTATAAAGAATTATTCCGTATTCCTTTTCGCCGGGCTGCTGCCGTGGACATGGTTTTCTACAGCATTTACGGATGGCGTCAACTCCATTGTAGGCGGCTCGAATCTTATAACAAAAGTGCTTTTCCCGCCCCAGGTATTACCCACGGTTTCCGTGCTCGTGAACATGATGAACTATATTTTTAGTTTACCGCTTTTGCTTTTATTTATGTTCATTTTAAGAATGGACCTCGGTATTCCCATAATAGCCATTATCCCCGTCATAATTATCCAGTTGATATTAACGGAAGGACTTGTGCTTATAATCGCTGCTATAAACGTCTATTTCCGCGATCTCCAGCAAATTGTGAATAACTTCCTGCTGCTTGGATTTTTTGTAACACCTATCATTTATCAACTGTCACAGGTCCCTTCCCGGTATTTATTTATATTCTACCTGAACCCAATGACTTTATTGGTTCGCTCTTATCAATGGATTTTTTATTACAATATCTTTCCCAACTGGCTGCATCTGTCTTATTTACTGATTGCCTCGGTTGTCATACTTCTTATAGGCGCATACCTATTCGAAAAGCTTAAAGAGGCATTCCCGGAGTTTATATGA